One genomic segment of Catalinimonas alkaloidigena includes these proteins:
- a CDS encoding head GIN domain-containing protein, with amino-acid sequence MKTKNLLYNIIPALFLLVSANSCYIDFDNDDFGPAIKGSGNVVIEERALSEFDRIILEGSMDLVIRQDDEQLLEIEADDNIVPVITTTVRGGELKIKNTRSYRSRNNVKIYISIRDLEELKLRGSGDVYGENIFTGDRLNLEISGSGNMDMEVYYDRLFSEINGSGNFSLYGEALKQEVRINGSGDYRAADLLSEETDINISGSGNGTVNVSDFLRAEIRGSGDIIYYGDPQVNSSIRGSGNLIKR; translated from the coding sequence ATGAAAACGAAAAACCTATTGTATAATATCATACCCGCTCTTTTCCTTCTGGTGTCTGCGAACAGTTGCTATATCGATTTTGATAATGACGATTTTGGCCCTGCTATCAAAGGTTCAGGAAATGTAGTTATTGAGGAGCGAGCCCTATCTGAATTTGACCGCATCATATTAGAAGGTTCAATGGACCTTGTTATCCGACAAGATGATGAACAGCTTCTTGAAATTGAAGCCGATGATAATATTGTGCCTGTTATCACTACCACTGTGCGGGGTGGCGAGCTCAAAATTAAAAATACCAGATCTTATCGCAGCCGTAACAATGTGAAAATCTATATTAGCATCAGGGACTTAGAAGAGCTCAAGCTACGTGGCTCAGGGGATGTGTATGGAGAAAATATATTTACCGGGGATAGGCTTAACCTAGAAATCTCAGGCTCTGGTAACATGGATATGGAAGTATATTACGATAGACTTTTCTCTGAAATCAATGGCTCGGGAAATTTTAGTCTGTACGGTGAAGCCCTGAAGCAGGAAGTACGCATTAATGGCTCCGGAGATTATCGCGCTGCCGATCTGCTCTCTGAGGAAACTGACATCAATATCTCAGGAAGTGGCAATGGCACTGTAAATGTGAGTGATTTTCTGCGGGCTGAGATTCGTGGTAGTGGTGATATCATTTACTATGGTGATCCTCAGGTAAACAGCTCTATCCGAGGCTCTGGTAATCTGATCAAGCGATAG
- a CDS encoding sugar phosphate isomerase/epimerase family protein: MKELNKCINRRSFLSASAKATAGLSMLPFLSKASLLSENMFFDISLAQWSMHKGFRSGELDPLNFAKIAKQDYDIDAIEYVSQLFSDKADDAYIRELKKRADDHGVTSVLIMVDREGNLGTPDDKERAQAVENHHKWVEAARELGCHSIRVNAAGQGTADEVKDAAIDGLGRLTEFADKHDINVIVENHGGYSSIGSWLVEVMKGVSHPRCGTLPDFGNFRINQSETYDKYKGVEELMPYAKGVSAKSYNFDKEGNCKEIDFSRMMQIVKDAGYTGYVGIEYGGSELSDKEGIMATKKLLEKVGGKLS, encoded by the coding sequence ATGAAAGAACTGAATAAATGTATTAACAGACGTTCATTTTTATCAGCCAGTGCTAAGGCTACTGCCGGATTAAGTATGCTGCCCTTTTTAAGCAAGGCAAGCCTGCTTTCAGAAAATATGTTTTTTGATATTTCTCTGGCCCAGTGGTCAATGCATAAAGGCTTCCGAAGCGGAGAGCTGGATCCACTGAACTTTGCCAAAATTGCTAAACAGGACTATGATATTGATGCCATAGAGTACGTCAGCCAGCTTTTCTCCGACAAAGCAGACGATGCGTATATACGTGAACTTAAAAAGAGAGCGGATGATCATGGCGTAACTAGCGTACTGATCATGGTAGATCGGGAAGGTAATCTGGGTACTCCTGATGATAAAGAAAGAGCACAGGCGGTAGAAAACCATCATAAGTGGGTAGAAGCAGCCAGGGAATTGGGCTGCCACTCCATCAGGGTGAATGCTGCCGGACAAGGTACTGCGGACGAGGTAAAAGATGCTGCTATTGATGGCTTGGGAAGATTAACGGAGTTTGCCGACAAGCATGATATCAATGTAATTGTGGAAAATCATGGTGGATACTCATCCATAGGCAGCTGGCTGGTAGAGGTGATGAAGGGCGTAAGCCATCCTCGCTGTGGTACTTTGCCCGATTTTGGCAATTTTAGGATAAACCAGTCGGAAACCTATGATAAATATAAAGGCGTAGAAGAACTTATGCCTTATGCTAAAGGGGTAAGTGCCAAGTCCTATAACTTTGACAAGGAGGGAAATTGTAAGGAAATAGATTTTAGCCGCATGATGCAGATTGTGAAAGATGCTGGTTACACCGGATATGTAGGTATTGAGTACGGAGGAAGTGAACTCAGTGACAAAGAAGGCATCATGGCTACCAAGAAACTTCTTGAAAAAGTAGGAGGAAAACTATCTTAA
- the crtD gene encoding 1-hydroxycarotenoid 3,4-desaturase CrtD, whose product MAKRPTAGIIGAGIAGIAASIRLANKGYDVHVFEANAYPGGKLTEIRQGGYRFDAGPSLFTLPEFVDELFTLSGRNAADHFQYIQLPVSCHYFYEDGTKLKAYADRKKFAEEIYQKTGEAKGKIDKALKNSQRLYDLLSDLFMKKSLHRWQTFTNPQALKAYTQLHRLDFFRSMNEANESFFSDFRLVQLFNRYATYNGSDPYQTPATLNIIPHLEFNIGAYFPVEGMHSITISLFELAKSLGVNFHFNAKAEKIHLDGNKANGLTVNSEKMPFDLLVSNMDIVNTYRKLLHDQPQPKRLLNQPKSSSALIFYWGIARHFEELDLHNIFFSQNYQQEFEYIFKKGGVSEDPTVYINITSKYRKDDAPEGCENWFTMINVPNNSGQDWDQIIQQSRENIVKKLSRMLNRDVAALIQCESILDPRLIEARTSSSMGALYGNSSNNKYAAFLRHANFSRKYKNLFFCGGSVHPGGGIPLSLLSAKIATEQIPDI is encoded by the coding sequence ATGGCTAAACGTCCCACAGCAGGTATTATTGGAGCAGGCATTGCTGGTATTGCTGCTTCCATTCGCCTGGCTAATAAGGGGTATGATGTTCATGTATTTGAGGCTAATGCTTACCCCGGCGGTAAGCTTACAGAAATTCGTCAGGGTGGCTACCGCTTTGATGCAGGACCTTCACTGTTTACACTTCCGGAATTTGTAGATGAGCTTTTTACGCTATCGGGCAGGAATGCAGCAGATCATTTTCAATACATTCAACTGCCGGTGTCTTGCCATTATTTTTATGAAGATGGTACTAAGCTGAAGGCTTATGCAGACCGAAAAAAATTTGCCGAAGAGATTTACCAGAAAACAGGTGAGGCAAAAGGAAAAATTGATAAGGCACTAAAAAACAGCCAGAGACTTTACGATCTTCTTTCTGATCTATTCATGAAAAAGTCTTTGCATCGCTGGCAAACATTTACCAATCCTCAGGCACTTAAGGCCTATACCCAGCTTCACCGCCTGGATTTTTTCCGTAGTATGAACGAGGCTAATGAAAGTTTTTTTAGTGATTTCCGTTTAGTGCAATTATTTAATCGCTATGCTACCTATAATGGCTCCGACCCCTACCAGACCCCCGCTACGCTTAATATCATTCCCCATCTGGAATTTAACATTGGAGCCTATTTTCCAGTAGAAGGCATGCACTCCATCACGATAAGTTTGTTTGAACTGGCTAAATCTTTGGGAGTAAACTTTCACTTCAACGCCAAAGCAGAAAAGATTCATCTGGATGGGAATAAAGCAAATGGGCTGACCGTAAATAGCGAAAAGATGCCTTTTGATTTGCTGGTCAGCAATATGGATATTGTAAATACTTACAGGAAGTTATTACATGATCAGCCCCAACCTAAGCGTTTGCTTAATCAGCCAAAGTCTAGTTCAGCGCTTATTTTTTATTGGGGAATAGCCCGGCATTTTGAAGAGCTGGATCTGCACAACATTTTTTTCAGCCAGAATTATCAGCAGGAGTTTGAGTATATTTTCAAAAAGGGAGGCGTATCTGAAGACCCTACTGTATATATCAATATTACTTCCAAATACAGGAAAGACGATGCGCCGGAAGGCTGTGAAAACTGGTTTACTATGATCAATGTACCTAATAACTCTGGACAGGACTGGGATCAAATCATTCAGCAGTCGCGTGAAAATATCGTAAAAAAGTTGAGCAGAATGCTGAATAGGGATGTCGCGGCGCTCATCCAATGTGAAAGTATTCTGGACCCCCGGCTGATAGAAGCAAGGACATCATCTTCTATGGGAGCATTGTATGGCAACAGCTCTAATAATAAATATGCCGCATTTTTGCGGCACGCCAATTTTAGCCGGAAGTATAAAAATCTGTTTTTCTGCGGAGGCAGTGTACATCCCGGAGGAGGAATACCCCTCAGCTTACTGTCAGCCAAGATAGCAACGGAACAAATTCCTGATATCTAG
- a CDS encoding 3-keto-disaccharide hydrolase, translated as MFKATTLKNGLTVFLLSIFCAHFSIAQEIIKEDWKPEDTEFWDPERPKVTPGQGTEPPSDAIVLFDGSDLSAWKSQKDGSAAPWKVEDGYFTVEPGTGGIQTKENFGDFQLHIEWRSPQEVSGEGQGRGNSGIFLQGLYEVQVLDSYDNRTYYNGQAGSIYKQSPPLVNAMRPVDEWEVYDIIYTAPRFDEKNGALLEKAQVTVLHNGIVVQNATKIQGTTAYIGPPKIIYHGDGPIALQDHGNTVSFRNIWLRKLDQ; from the coding sequence ATGTTTAAGGCAACAACTTTAAAAAACGGTTTGACGGTTTTTTTGCTTAGTATCTTTTGCGCTCACTTCAGCATAGCGCAGGAAATCATTAAAGAAGACTGGAAACCTGAAGACACCGAATTCTGGGATCCCGAACGTCCGAAAGTAACTCCCGGTCAGGGCACAGAACCCCCATCAGACGCGATTGTACTTTTTGATGGATCAGATTTATCAGCCTGGAAAAGTCAGAAAGATGGTAGTGCTGCCCCCTGGAAAGTAGAGGATGGATATTTCACAGTAGAACCCGGCACCGGTGGTATTCAAACCAAAGAAAATTTTGGCGACTTTCAGCTGCACATAGAGTGGCGTTCTCCACAGGAGGTAAGTGGTGAAGGTCAAGGACGCGGGAACAGTGGAATCTTTCTTCAGGGCTTATATGAAGTTCAGGTGTTGGATTCTTATGATAACCGCACTTACTACAATGGTCAGGCAGGCAGTATATACAAGCAGTCACCTCCCCTGGTCAATGCAATGCGCCCGGTAGATGAATGGGAAGTATACGATATCATTTACACTGCACCCCGCTTTGATGAAAAAAATGGGGCTTTGCTGGAGAAGGCGCAGGTAACGGTATTGCACAATGGTATAGTTGTACAGAATGCTACCAAAATTCAAGGAACCACTGCATATATTGGCCCTCCTAAGATTATCTATCATGGCGATGGGCCTATCGCTTTGCAGGATCATGGTAATACAGTGAGCTTCCGTAATATCTGGCTAAGAAAGCTGGATCAATAA
- the trmD gene encoding tRNA (guanosine(37)-N1)-methyltransferase TrmD: MRIDIITCLPSLLESPFSHSILKRAQDKGLVEVIVHDLRDYAVNKHKQVDDYAYGGGAGMVLMIEPIVSCIEQLQAKRNYDEIIYMSPDGERLEQPLANQLSLKKNLILLCGHYKGVDERVREHYVTREISIGDYVLSGGELAAAVLADSIIRLLPGVLSDETSALSDSFQDKLIAPPVFTRPADYKGMKVPDVLLSGNDQLIHDWRHEQSVKRTKERRPGLLDD, from the coding sequence ATGAGAATAGATATTATTACCTGTTTGCCTTCCCTGCTAGAAAGTCCCTTCTCTCATTCTATCCTGAAACGTGCCCAGGACAAAGGACTGGTAGAAGTTATCGTGCATGATCTGCGTGATTATGCCGTTAATAAACATAAGCAGGTAGACGACTATGCATATGGAGGTGGGGCAGGTATGGTGCTGATGATAGAACCCATTGTTAGCTGCATTGAACAATTACAGGCTAAGCGAAATTATGATGAGATCATTTATATGAGCCCTGACGGAGAACGTTTGGAGCAGCCGCTCGCCAATCAGCTTTCTCTCAAAAAAAACCTGATTTTACTTTGTGGCCATTATAAAGGGGTGGATGAGAGAGTGCGAGAGCATTATGTAACCCGCGAAATCAGCATCGGAGATTATGTGCTCTCTGGCGGTGAACTTGCTGCTGCAGTGCTGGCTGACTCTATTATACGGCTGCTTCCCGGGGTGCTTTCAGATGAGACTTCGGCGCTTTCTGACTCTTTCCAGGATAAATTGATTGCCCCTCCTGTTTTTACTCGTCCTGCTGACTACAAAGGGATGAAAGTACCTGATGTACTACTCTCCGGTAATGATCAATTGATTCATGACTGGCGGCACGAGCAGTCGGTAAAAAGAACAAAAGAGCGACGGCCAGGACTACTGGATGATTAA
- the tpiA gene encoding triose-phosphate isomerase, which produces MRKQIVAGNWKMNKTLEEGQALASEVKHMAEDELPGDVQLIMCPPFIHLNALHAMLKGSNIGLGAQNCSEHESGAYTGETSVSMLKSVGVQYVILGHSERREYFEESNELLAKKLDMALKADLTPIFCCGEPLEIREREAQNAYVQKQINESLFHLSKEEISKIVIAYEPIWAIGTGKTASAEQAQEMHAVIRKQLAEKYGDNVAAEISILYGGSVKPANAQEIFAGEDVDGGLIGGASLKSRDFIDIAKSF; this is translated from the coding sequence ATGAGAAAACAAATAGTAGCCGGTAACTGGAAAATGAACAAAACCCTGGAAGAAGGTCAGGCCCTTGCCTCAGAAGTGAAGCATATGGCTGAAGATGAACTTCCCGGAGATGTACAGCTCATTATGTGTCCTCCTTTTATACACCTGAATGCATTGCATGCCATGCTCAAAGGCTCAAACATAGGATTAGGAGCGCAAAACTGTAGTGAGCATGAGTCCGGTGCATATACTGGCGAAACCTCAGTAAGCATGCTGAAGTCAGTAGGAGTACAGTATGTGATACTGGGCCACAGTGAAAGAAGAGAGTATTTTGAAGAGAGCAATGAGCTATTGGCAAAAAAACTAGATATGGCTCTTAAAGCAGATTTGACCCCTATATTCTGCTGTGGAGAACCTTTGGAAATACGGGAGAGAGAAGCTCAAAACGCTTATGTACAAAAGCAAATCAACGAAAGCCTCTTTCACCTTTCAAAAGAGGAAATAAGTAAAATAGTCATCGCTTATGAGCCCATCTGGGCGATTGGCACCGGAAAAACAGCTAGTGCGGAGCAGGCTCAGGAGATGCATGCTGTCATACGTAAGCAACTGGCAGAAAAGTACGGAGATAATGTTGCCGCTGAAATATCTATTCTTTACGGGGGAAGTGTAAAACCTGCAAACGCGCAGGAAATATTTGCCGGAGAAGATGTAGATGGAGGGCTAATCGGTGGAGCTTCCCTTAAATCAAGAGATTTTATAGATATTGCTAAGTCATTTTAG
- a CDS encoding transporter substrate-binding domain-containing protein, translating to MIKAKNYISYVSHTRLLLTFLFLFVFSCSEEKSGQDHYEHQAKALEPVEFDLDQIRERGSLVAILNNSSTGYFIYRGQPMGYEYELLTRLASELGLRLQIKLTSDIDEAVQMLNEGEGDIIAFNMAVTSGRQEQVAFTEHHNEVKQVLVQRKPENWLAMKRHEIDDILIRNPLDIDGKTIHVQRNSAFVTRLENLSEEIGGKIEIVQAEVGQDTEGLIQKVAEGEIDYTVADEDVAMVNATYYSNIDVSTPISFPQKIAWATRSNATQLLNTVNNWIMQMKKQTDYYVIYNKYYKSPKASLRRVKSSYSSLSSDKISPFDDIFKQAADSLGWDWRLLAAQAFQESKFDITAESWAGAIGLMQLLPETGELYGISDMHDPLQSLQAGTAYLSWLDDIWTKYIPDSDERIKFVLASYNAGQGHVLDARRLAQKFGKNPSNWDDVAYFLERKSEPEFYNDPVVESGYCRGSEPVNYVEDIMSRYERYKQLVNPEVIMASAEASI from the coding sequence GTGATAAAAGCAAAAAATTATATATCATACGTATCTCACACCCGATTGCTCCTAACTTTTCTTTTCCTGTTCGTTTTTTCATGCAGTGAGGAGAAGAGCGGCCAGGACCATTACGAGCATCAGGCCAAGGCACTTGAGCCAGTTGAATTTGACCTGGATCAGATCCGTGAGCGAGGTAGTCTGGTTGCTATTTTGAATAATAGCTCTACTGGCTATTTTATTTATCGTGGGCAGCCCATGGGTTATGAGTACGAATTACTTACCCGATTAGCCTCTGAGCTTGGGCTTCGGCTTCAAATTAAGCTTACCAGCGATATTGATGAGGCTGTGCAGATGCTTAATGAAGGCGAGGGAGATATCATTGCATTTAACATGGCTGTAACAAGCGGTCGCCAGGAGCAGGTTGCTTTTACTGAGCATCATAATGAAGTGAAGCAGGTACTGGTACAGCGTAAGCCAGAAAACTGGCTCGCGATGAAGCGCCATGAGATTGACGATATTCTGATCAGAAACCCTCTGGATATTGATGGAAAAACCATACACGTTCAGAGAAACTCCGCATTTGTTACCCGCCTGGAAAACCTTTCTGAAGAGATCGGTGGTAAGATAGAGATTGTTCAGGCAGAAGTAGGTCAGGACACCGAGGGTCTGATCCAGAAAGTAGCAGAAGGAGAGATTGACTATACTGTAGCCGATGAAGATGTTGCTATGGTAAATGCTACTTATTATTCCAATATAGATGTAAGCACACCCATTAGCTTTCCTCAAAAAATCGCCTGGGCTACCCGCAGTAACGCTACCCAACTGCTTAATACAGTAAACAACTGGATCATGCAGATGAAGAAGCAAACAGACTACTATGTGATTTACAATAAGTATTATAAAAGTCCCAAAGCATCTCTACGTAGGGTAAAAAGTTCATATTCTTCACTGAGCAGCGATAAGATTTCACCCTTTGATGATATTTTCAAACAAGCTGCCGATAGTCTGGGGTGGGACTGGCGTTTGCTGGCTGCGCAGGCCTTTCAGGAATCTAAGTTTGATATCACTGCTGAATCCTGGGCTGGTGCTATCGGGCTGATGCAGTTACTTCCTGAAACCGGTGAGCTTTATGGCATATCAGATATGCATGACCCTTTACAGAGCCTTCAGGCTGGTACCGCCTATCTGAGCTGGCTGGATGATATTTGGACCAAATATATTCCTGACAGCGATGAGAGAATTAAATTCGTGCTGGCTTCTTATAATGCCGGTCAAGGGCATGTGCTTGATGCAAGGAGGTTGGCGCAGAAGTTTGGCAAAAATCCCTCCAACTGGGACGATGTTGCTTATTTCTTAGAAAGAAAGTCTGAGCCTGAGTTTTATAATGATCCGGTGGTAGAATCCGGCTACTGCCGCGGCAGCGAGCCGGTAAACTATGTAGAGGATATCATGAGCCGTTATGAGCGCTACAAGCAGCTGGTTAATCCTGAAGTGATCATGGCCTCCGCCGAAGCTTCTATCTAG
- the prmA gene encoding 50S ribosomal protein L11 methyltransferase: MEKKAYLSLQFQCNETLTEILIAELSDQGYDSFWEQDEGFEAYILEKEYDEHKLQGILDRYQALGTTTFNVSTVEEKNWNVEWESNFEQIVVEDKCLVRADFHKPEQNFPYEIVINPKMSFGTGHHATTYLMLSWQLEIDHKQKKVMDAGCGTGILAIMAHLKGADEIVAFDNNEWAVDNTRENFEINHCPEIKMFLGTVEEIDKKEKFDIILANINRNVLLDEMDLYATRLKDNGILLLSGFYHYDASQIEEKASASGLKVKGLKERNDWVALKLSF, encoded by the coding sequence ATGGAAAAGAAAGCTTATCTGTCTTTGCAGTTTCAGTGTAATGAGACGCTCACAGAGATATTAATCGCAGAGTTGTCCGACCAAGGCTATGACTCATTCTGGGAGCAGGATGAAGGCTTTGAAGCCTATATCCTGGAAAAAGAGTATGACGAACATAAACTGCAAGGAATTTTAGACAGGTATCAGGCATTAGGAACTACCACTTTTAATGTCAGTACAGTAGAAGAAAAAAACTGGAATGTAGAGTGGGAAAGTAATTTTGAGCAGATAGTAGTGGAAGACAAGTGTCTGGTGAGGGCGGACTTTCATAAGCCCGAGCAAAATTTTCCCTATGAAATAGTGATTAACCCTAAAATGTCATTCGGTACCGGGCATCATGCGACGACTTACCTGATGCTGAGCTGGCAGTTGGAAATAGATCACAAGCAGAAAAAAGTGATGGATGCCGGTTGTGGAACCGGTATCCTTGCTATTATGGCACATCTGAAAGGTGCAGATGAAATTGTGGCTTTTGATAACAATGAGTGGGCAGTAGATAATACGCGTGAAAACTTTGAGATCAACCACTGTCCCGAAATCAAGATGTTCTTAGGAACGGTAGAAGAGATTGATAAAAAAGAAAAGTTTGATATTATTCTGGCCAATATCAACCGTAATGTGTTGCTGGATGAGATGGACCTATATGCAACCCGCCTAAAAGATAATGGCATATTACTGCTAAGTGGTTTTTACCACTATGATGCTTCTCAGATTGAAGAAAAAGCAAGCGCAAGTGGTTTAAAAGTAAAAGGTCTAAAAGAAAGAAATGACTGGGTAGCCCTGAAACTTAGTTTTTAA
- a CDS encoding Gfo/Idh/MocA family protein: MGMVGGGIGAFIGGVHRIAAAMDGQIELVCGAFSSKPEKSKASGKELFLPPERVYGSFEEMIQKEKALPEGERMDFISIVTPNHMHVPPAKMALENGFAVICDKPLAFNLVEAKELKEVVEKTGLTFALTHNYTGYPMVKQGRDMIKDGMLGKIRKVVVEYPQGWLSRIVEHGENKQAAWRVDPKQAGVSSAMGDIGTHAENLAEFMTGLQITELCADLTAFGEGRELDTDGNILLRFDNGARGVLHASQIAAGEENNLKIFVYGEKGGLEWRQMEPNSLIIRWLDQPIQIYRPGVDRTYLRESAMAHTRIPAGHPEGYLEAFANIYRNFAMTLRARMEGREPDPQHLDFPTIDDGIRGMAFIENAVASGKSTEKWYKFTI, encoded by the coding sequence ATGGGTATGGTTGGAGGGGGCATAGGCGCCTTTATTGGTGGTGTACACCGCATTGCTGCTGCAATGGACGGACAGATAGAATTGGTATGTGGAGCGTTCAGCAGCAAGCCCGAAAAATCCAAAGCTTCGGGCAAGGAACTTTTCTTACCACCTGAGAGAGTTTATGGCAGCTTTGAAGAAATGATACAGAAGGAGAAAGCGCTGCCTGAAGGCGAACGCATGGATTTTATTTCTATTGTTACTCCTAATCATATGCATGTGCCTCCCGCAAAGATGGCGCTTGAAAACGGTTTCGCTGTCATCTGTGACAAACCTCTGGCTTTTAACCTGGTAGAAGCCAAAGAACTGAAAGAAGTAGTAGAAAAAACAGGTTTGACCTTTGCCCTTACCCATAATTATACCGGTTACCCTATGGTGAAACAGGGTAGAGATATGATCAAAGACGGTATGTTAGGTAAGATCAGAAAAGTAGTGGTAGAATATCCGCAGGGCTGGCTTTCCAGAATTGTTGAGCATGGAGAAAATAAACAGGCAGCATGGAGGGTAGACCCAAAACAGGCTGGCGTTAGTAGCGCTATGGGTGATATCGGAACGCATGCTGAGAACCTGGCTGAATTCATGACCGGTCTACAGATTACCGAGCTTTGTGCAGATCTAACCGCTTTTGGTGAAGGACGAGAACTGGATACGGATGGTAATATTCTACTCCGCTTTGACAACGGTGCCCGTGGTGTACTACATGCCAGTCAGATTGCTGCTGGTGAAGAAAACAACCTGAAAATATTTGTGTATGGCGAAAAAGGCGGATTAGAATGGCGTCAGATGGAGCCAAACTCTCTTATTATTCGCTGGCTGGACCAGCCTATTCAGATTTATCGTCCTGGTGTCGACCGTACTTATCTGAGAGAGAGCGCCATGGCCCATACACGTATTCCTGCTGGCCACCCTGAAGGTTATCTGGAAGCTTTTGCTAATATTTACCGCAACTTCGCCATGACATTGCGGGCCCGTATGGAAGGTAGAGAACCTGATCCTCAGCATCTTGATTTTCCTACCATTGACGACGGCATAAGAGGCATGGCGTTTATCGAGAATGCGGTAGCTTCAGGTAAGAGTACCGAAAAGTGGTATAAGTTTACCATCTGA
- the corA gene encoding magnesium/cobalt transporter CorA has translation MQNPIEKSVRQTTRNVRKVTRAVRDMSLSALSLTRKKHDSFKLSQSAGTSPGTLIYTGVNTEEPVEISLYQYDEQGISKHQSDKLQEVLSIMSREKFNWVNISALHNTQLIQEVGDHFGLHLLAMEDIMNTVLSPQFEDYEDHLFLTLKMLKVNPETKLIEQEHVSFILGENYLVSFQETKHDVFEPVRHRLENQKGRIRKRKIDYLLYALIDVIVDNYYTITEEINDHMNALEDELIKEPKHDVVERITHQKRQLIELRKIVYPLRDALRKLNTEDELIQENTMRFFDDVYSHVDHVIGTMESQREVLIGFMDLYMSTISNRMNNVMKTLTIIATIFIPLTFVAGIYGMNFDHMPELHYEWGYPVAVGTMLVLGIGMYIYMRSRKWF, from the coding sequence AAAGTAACCCGGGCAGTCAGGGATATGTCGCTCAGCGCTTTATCACTGACCAGAAAAAAGCACGATTCGTTTAAGCTTAGCCAGAGCGCAGGTACATCTCCCGGTACCCTTATTTACACTGGAGTGAATACCGAAGAACCTGTTGAAATTTCTCTGTATCAGTATGATGAACAAGGCATCAGCAAACATCAAAGCGATAAGCTTCAGGAAGTACTGAGCATAATGAGCAGAGAAAAGTTTAATTGGGTAAACATCAGTGCACTGCACAATACACAGTTGATTCAAGAGGTGGGAGATCACTTCGGCTTGCATTTGCTGGCCATGGAAGACATCATGAATACTGTCCTCTCTCCACAATTTGAGGATTATGAAGATCATCTCTTTCTGACGCTCAAGATGTTAAAGGTCAATCCTGAAACCAAGCTGATAGAACAGGAGCATGTCAGTTTTATCTTAGGAGAAAATTATCTGGTTTCCTTTCAGGAGACCAAGCACGATGTGTTTGAGCCGGTACGTCATCGTCTGGAAAATCAAAAAGGAAGAATCCGAAAAAGAAAAATTGATTACTTGCTCTATGCTTTGATAGATGTGATTGTAGATAACTATTATACCATCACCGAAGAGATTAACGACCATATGAACGCACTTGAAGATGAACTTATCAAGGAGCCAAAGCATGATGTGGTAGAAAGGATAACCCACCAGAAGCGCCAGCTGATAGAGCTACGAAAGATCGTATATCCCTTACGAGACGCCTTACGCAAGCTCAATACGGAGGATGAACTGATCCAGGAAAATACAATGCGTTTTTTTGACGATGTTTATAGCCACGTAGACCATGTTATCGGTACTATGGAGTCGCAACGTGAAGTATTAATTGGCTTCATGGATCTGTACATGTCGACCATCAGCAATCGCATGAACAATGTGATGAAGACATTGACTATCATTGCCACAATATTCATTCCCCTTACTTTTGTAGCTGGAATCTACGGGATGAACTTTGACCATATGCCGGAATTGCATTACGAATGGGGTTACCCGGTTGCAGTAGGCACTATGCTGGTATTAGGTATAGGTATGTATATCTATATGCGGAGCAGGAAGTGGTTTTAG
- a CDS encoding transmembrane 220 family protein, with the protein MKIINIVLTILFALFAFFQLNDPDSLSWIVLYIYLGVISGMAIFGKYNMALILPGLAIFVVYFIYLLPSVFEFLTSGENLMNRMDAEKMYIEQTREAGGLLIGILALAFHLLTRKKKTGVRNG; encoded by the coding sequence ATGAAAATTATTAATATCGTATTAACCATACTTTTTGCATTGTTCGCATTTTTTCAGCTTAACGACCCTGACAGTCTAAGCTGGATTGTGTTGTATATTTATCTGGGAGTTATCTCAGGCATGGCAATATTCGGGAAATACAATATGGCATTGATACTTCCCGGTTTAGCAATTTTTGTAGTCTATTTTATCTACTTACTGCCCAGTGTGTTTGAGTTTTTAACTAGCGGAGAAAACCTGATGAACCGTATGGATGCAGAAAAAATGTACATAGAGCAAACCCGTGAAGCAGGTGGGCTACTTATAGGAATTCTCGCTTTAGCTTTTCATCTGCTTACCAGGAAAAAGAAGACAGGAGTAAGGAATGGCTAA